AGAAACGCCTTTGATTTTGGTGTTGGGGCCGATCTTCTTTTGTAGTTCAGATCGAACTTGTTGCTCCGATTGTGCATTGACCATTCCCGCTAAAAAGGTGAGGGAGCAAGCTAAAGCAAGGCTAGAAAATAATTTATTCAAAATCAGCATCTCCGAGGGCGCGTTCGATAAGGCGCCGTTTAATAAAGTGACTGCGATTGACCATACCCAGTCCCCAATTGCGTAATTGCTTTTCAGTGCCACTACTCGCTGAAAATAGTTTCTTGAGCTTATCTGTGACCCACAGCAGTGCACTGGTATCACCTTGACGTTGACGCTCGTAACGACGCAATAAAACTTTATCGTTCGGCAGCCGAAAGGATTCGCGTTTGCTCAAAATATTGAGTAGGGTTGCAACATCTCTTAATCCCAGGTTTAAGCCTTGTCCTGCTAGTGGATGCATCACATGGGCGGCATCTCCAATCAGCACTACTTTGGGATTTTCATCGGGGCCAATAAATCGACTTGCACGCATTCTTTTCAATGGAAAAGCAGCAGGTGTTGAATTGAGGGTGAGCTCCCCAAGTTGAGCGGCTATTGCGCCATTCGCAATCAAGGAAAACTTTTCAGACCACTCTACTTGATCAAGCTGTAAAAGTTCTGCAGCATTTTCTGGTGAAGTTGACCACACCATCGAGACCTGTTGATTTGGTAACGGTAACATTGCCACAATATCGCCGCCCGGCAAAAACCATTGATAGGCAGTTTCTAAATGCGCTTGACCGCAAATCCAATTAACCACTACGGCACTTTGTGAGTAGGTTTCTTCCTTTGCGGAAATACCTAGCTCGCTACGAATCGGAGAGTTGGCCCCATCAGCAGCAATCACGAGTTGGGCCCGTAATGTAGATCCATTTGTGAGCTGGAGGCTTGCACCATCGGCATCTACTTGAATATTTTCAACTGCGTCAGAGATGCGTTCTAATTTATTTTGGAAGCGTGAGGCTTGGTCTAAGGTATGTTCAATTACATTTGACTCACCAATCCAGGCTAATTGAGGTGTTCCCGCCTCAAACGCAGATAGATGCAGTTGATCTTGCTTTTCGCCGCGATCACCAAAAATCCGCATATCTCGAACTGGCTGCAGCCGGCTGTGATCAATAGCGTCCCAAACTTGAAGATGAGCCAGTAATTTTTGAGTGCTTGAGGAAAAAGCGTAAATTCGCTGTCCCCATTGATTTCCTTGAGGCGGAGCAACAGCTTGCCCTAAGTCGGGCGCAATTTGAATGGTTTGCAGACCAAGCTGGGCTAAACCTAAAGCGCAGGCCTTACCCGTTATACCTCCACCCACTACGGCAACATCGACTGCCCGGATTTGGGAGGTATTTTTGGGCAATTTTGCCGAGGTATTTTGCAGGACTTCTGACATATCTCGATGATATCGAAACTAGCCCTTTACAATACGGCTATGTCTTTGAAATGTGGCATCGTCGGCCTGCCTAACGTCGGCAAATCTACCCTCTTTAACGCGCTTACCAAGGCTGGAATCGCGGCGGAAAACTATCCTTTCTGCACGATCGAGCCTAATGTGGGTGTGGTCGAGGTTCCTGACCCCCGTCTTGCCGCTTTGGCTGAGATCGTAAAGCCTGAGCGCATCCTGCCTGCTACTGTCGAATTTGTCGATATTGCTGGCTTGGTGGCTGGCGCTTCTAAAGGCGAAGGTCTGGGAAATCAGTTTTTAGCCAATATTCGAGAAACTGACGCCATTACCCATGTAGTGCGCTGTTTTGAGGATGCCAACGTGATTCACGTGGCTGGCAAGATTGACCCGATCTC
The window above is part of the beta proteobacterium CB genome. Proteins encoded here:
- a CDS encoding Ubiquinone biosynthesis hydroxylase, UbiH/UbiF/VisC/COQ6 family, with product MSEVLQNTSAKLPKNTSQIRAVDVAVVGGGITGKACALGLAQLGLQTIQIAPDLGQAVAPPQGNQWGQRIYAFSSSTQKLLAHLQVWDAIDHSRLQPVRDMRIFGDRGEKQDQLHLSAFEAGTPQLAWIGESNVIEHTLDQASRFQNKLERISDAVENIQVDADGASLQLTNGSTLRAQLVIAADGANSPIRSELGISAKEETYSQSAVVVNWICGQAHLETAYQWFLPGGDIVAMLPLPNQQVSMVWSTSPENAAELLQLDQVEWSEKFSLIANGAIAAQLGELTLNSTPAAFPLKRMRASRFIGPDENPKVVLIGDAAHVMHPLAGQGLNLGLRDVATLLNILSKRESFRLPNDKVLLRRYERQRQGDTSALLWVTDKLKKLFSASSGTEKQLRNWGLGMVNRSHFIKRRLIERALGDADFE